One window of the Chelonoidis abingdonii isolate Lonesome George chromosome 3, CheloAbing_2.0, whole genome shotgun sequence genome contains the following:
- the FBXO30 gene encoding F-box only protein 30 has product MEEHQQHLHCVNCVSRRCMTRPETGISCDLIGCPLVCGAVFHSCKAEEHRILCPFERVPCLNSGFGCPFNVARNKIAEHLEMCPASVVCCTMEWNRWPVSYADRKSYENLSKDVDEVEQLDMALALQDQRMLLESLRVATMMSKAADQISEPREETSVKSSAPDTMLSNGLIAADGDSYSALYQATVETTKSLAAALDILNTATRDISMLSSRLSILPYEMNEDFQIKEQTTNGCIQSKLSDYEYPDEDNMGAVGGIDFDILSQNSQSEQNGSSDFCYDIVQKHDLNVNIGNASALCNGFHAENIGTEALDQNEDLDVCDSKPSNVANGECIASPDDGALKSCSSFPVAAQQLREVITPHSLFNGAVNHMQLPHVSSGEEVLERQLEQERLRNVDVFSLIHHRSYNFLVNHCWSTPKEDKAVDTSDLEITEDPMGLQGIDLITAALLFCLGDSPGGRGISDSRIVDGYRIDFGTQTFSLPSAILATNTMVGEIASASACDHANPQLSNPSPFQTLGLDLVLECVARYQTKQRSMFTFVCGQLFRRNEFSSHFKNVHGDIHAGLNGWMEQRCPLAYYGCTYSQRRFCPSTQGAKIIHDRHLRSFGVQPCISTVLVEPAKSCLIGPSSDHLSSLPFEVLQHIAGFLDGFSLCQLSRVSRLMRDVCGSLLQARGMVILLWEKRKYPDGSSSWQIKEKVWRFSTAFCTVNEWKFADIVSMADHLKKCNYNAVERREEAVPLPCMCVTRELTKEGRSLRSVLKPVL; this is encoded by the coding sequence ATGGAGGAACATCAGCAGCATTTACACTGTGTCAATTGTGTCAGTCGGCGTTGCATGACCAGACCAGAGACTGGAATTTCCTGTGACTTGATTGGCTGTCCACTGGTTTGTGGAGCAGTCTTTCATTCATGCAAAGCTGAAGAGCATCGCATTTTGTGTCCATTTGAAAGAGTGCCTTGTTTGAATAGTGGCTTTGGATGTCCCTTTAATGTAGCCCGAAACAAAATCgctgaacatctagaaatgtgTCCTGCAAGTGTGGTTTGCTGCACTATGGAATGGAATAGATGGCCAGTCAGTTATGCAGACCGGAAATCTTATGAAAATCTAAGTAAAGATGTTGATGAAGTAGAGCAGTTAGACATGGCTTTAGCCCTTCAAGACCAGCGCATGCTATTAGAATCCCTCAGAGTAGCAACTATGATGTCAAAAGCAGCTGATCAGATATCAGAACCTAGAGAGGAGACTTCTGTTAAGTCAAGTGCTCCTGACACAATGCTTTCAAATGGGTTGATAGCTGCAGATGGAGATTCCTACAGTGCACTTTATCAAGCTACTGTAGAAACTACTAAGAGTTTAGCTGCTGCATTAGATATACTGAACACTGCTACAAGAGACATAAGCATGTTAAGTTCAAGACTAAGTATTTTGCCATATGAGATGAATGAAGATTTTCAGATCAAAGAACAAACTACTAATGGATGTATTCAAAGTAAATTGTCAGACTATGAATATCCAGATGAAGATAACATGGGAGCAGTTGGTGGAATTGACTTCGATATCTTGAGCCAAAATTCACAATCGGAACAAAATGGTTCAAGTGATTTTTGTTATGATATAGTGCAAAAACATGACTTGAATGTGAACATTGGTAATGCTTCTGCTCTGTGTAATGGTTTTCATGCAGAAAATATAGGTACAGAGGCATTGGACCAGAATGAAGATCTAGATGTGTGTGATTCAAAACCATCTAATGTAGCAAATGGTGAATGTATTGCATCTCCTGATGATGGAGCATTGAAGTCTTGCAGCTCCTTTCCTGTAGCAGCACAACAACTTAGAGAAGTGATAACGCCCCACAGTTTATTTAATGGCGCTGTTAACCATATGCAACTGCCACATGTGTCCAGTGGAGAGGAAGTGCTAGAGAGGCAATTGGAACAAGAAAGATTGAGAAATGTAGATGTGTTTTCTCTAATTCACCATCGATCATACAATTTTCTTGTTAACCACTGTTGGTCTACACCAAAGGAAGACAAAGCTGTTGATACATCAGATTTGGAGATAACAGAAGACCCTATGGGTCTTCAGGGGATAGATCTAATCACAGCAGCTTTGCTGTTCTGTCTAGGAGACTCTCCGGGTGGTAGGGGGATATCAGATAGTCGCATTGTTGATGGATATCGCATTGATTTTGGGACTCAAACATTTTCCCTTCCATCTGCGATATTGGCCACAAATACAATGGTAGGGGAAATAGCTTCAGCTTCAGCATGTGATCATGCCAACCCACAGCTCTCAAATCCAAGTCCTTTTCAGACACTTGGTCTGGACTTGGTATTGGAATGTGTGGCTAGATACCAAACAAAACAGCGTTCAATGTTTACATTTGTTTGTGGACAATTGTTTAGGCGAAATGaattttcttcacattttaaGAATGTGCATGGTGACATTCATGCTGGCCTCAATGGCTGGATGGAGCAGAGGTGTCCCTTGGCATACTATGGGTGTACGTACTCTCAACGTAGGTTTTGCCCTTCAACACAAGGGGCAAAGATTATTCATGATCGCCATCTGCGGTCATTTGGGGTTCAGCCTTGTATATCTACAGTATTAGTAGAACCAGCCAAAAGCTGCCTCATTGGTCCAAGTAGTGATCATCTGAGTAGTCTTCCTTTTGAGGTTCTACAACATATTGCTGGTTTTCTAGATGGTTTTAGTTTATGTCAGCTTTCAAGAGTGTCACGATTAATGAGAGATGTATGTGGAAGCTTGCTTCAAGCACGTGGAATGGTCATACTGCTTTGGGAAAAAAGAAAGTACCCAGATGGAAGTTCTTCATggcaaataaaagaaaag